One stretch of Chryseobacterium fluminis DNA includes these proteins:
- a CDS encoding phosphatase PAP2 family protein: MSKAIQKAVFSIFILFSTLGKVGAQTKDTVQVQEAKQDSVVTVNAEASHFNYKRLIIPTALIGYGVASLSVRGIQQLNFSTRDEINEHQPDHIRLDNYTQFAPAALVYGLNAFGVKGKHNFRDRSIIYGASMLITSAITLPLKHIVKEERPDHSNNLSFPSGHTAIAFASAQFMFREYKDTSFLLGISGYSFAVFTGVYRMLNDKHWFGDVVAGAGFGILSTELSYWLYPKINHLLGGKNKNSATMVMPFYLNKAVGIGLVRNF, encoded by the coding sequence ATGTCAAAAGCCATACAAAAAGCAGTTTTCAGTATTTTCATCTTATTCTCAACACTCGGGAAAGTTGGTGCACAAACCAAAGATACCGTTCAGGTTCAGGAAGCGAAACAGGACAGTGTGGTTACCGTAAACGCCGAGGCCAGCCATTTCAATTATAAAAGATTGATAATCCCCACTGCGCTTATCGGTTACGGGGTGGCCAGTCTGTCGGTAAGAGGCATTCAGCAGCTGAATTTTTCTACCCGGGACGAGATCAATGAGCACCAGCCGGATCATATCAGGCTGGACAACTATACGCAGTTTGCGCCCGCTGCATTGGTGTACGGTTTAAACGCTTTCGGGGTTAAGGGAAAACACAATTTCCGCGACAGAAGCATTATTTACGGAGCCTCCATGCTGATAACGTCGGCAATAACACTTCCGTTAAAACATATTGTGAAAGAAGAAAGGCCCGACCACTCCAATAACCTGTCGTTTCCTTCAGGACATACTGCCATTGCATTTGCTTCTGCTCAGTTTATGTTCAGGGAATACAAAGACACCAGTTTCTTACTGGGAATTTCAGGATATTCATTTGCTGTTTTTACCGGTGTTTACAGGATGCTGAATGACAAACACTGGTTCGGGGATGTGGTGGCAGGCGCGGGTTTCGGAATTCTTTCCACCGAATTGTCCTACTGGCTGTACCCTAAGATCAATCATCTTTTAGGAGGAAAAAATAAAAATTCTGCAACCATGGTAATGCCCTTCTATCTGAACAAAGCGGTAGGCATAGGCTTGGTCAGAAATTTTTAA
- a CDS encoding HD domain-containing protein → MNNIIEALRAYVTSFLSENLSDELTFHNINHTFEVVAAAKEIGMQCGLSGEEMIVLEVAAWFHNCGYANTYLGHENASKKIAGDFLKNFGCDENFTEAVLKAIESTKYPQNPSSLIEKVLCDADLCHLAKPNYPKYEKALRQEFEIFLKLTCSDEEWLRKNCSFLTDHTYYTDCGREVLSKFKEINIQKNCPQ, encoded by the coding sequence ATGAATAACATCATAGAAGCGTTAAGGGCTTACGTGACCTCATTTCTTTCGGAGAATCTTTCGGATGAGCTGACTTTTCATAACATCAATCATACTTTTGAAGTCGTTGCTGCCGCAAAAGAAATCGGGATGCAATGCGGTCTTTCGGGAGAGGAAATGATCGTACTGGAAGTAGCTGCGTGGTTTCACAATTGTGGATATGCCAATACATATCTGGGGCATGAAAATGCAAGCAAAAAGATAGCCGGTGATTTTCTGAAAAACTTCGGATGTGACGAAAATTTTACAGAGGCTGTTTTAAAGGCAATCGAATCCACAAAATATCCGCAAAACCCTTCTTCATTAATTGAAAAGGTGCTGTGTGATGCCGATCTCTGTCACCTGGCAAAACCTAATTATCCAAAATATGAAAAGGCACTGAGGCAGGAATTTGAAATATTCCTTAAACTGACCTGTTCAGATGAAGAATGGCTCAGGAAGAACTGTAGTTTTCTCACCGACCATACTTATTATACAGATTGCGGCCGGGAGGTCCTCTCAAAGTTTAAAGAGATCAACATTCAGAAAAATTGTCCCCAATAA